TTCACTGCCAATGGGCCTGGGCGATTTCTTCTTCGACCCCAGCCATCCCCTGCATCCTGACTACGAAGGAGAAGTGGATGAAGAGGACGATGACGACGAAGACGAGGACGTTTGAGGTAATAAGCGAGAACCGTGGGCTAACGCCCAGCGGCTGATGGGCGTACAAAAATTTCCGTTGGTGAGCGCCAATCAGCCGGCACGCGTTAGCGTCCGGTTTCTTCAGCGAATCTCAGCGTGGAGACCACACGCTACGCGACTTCGCTCATTACTCTTGAGACTGGCAGACTGACGACATGCGGGGCATCGTCGAGGTCGTCTTCCAGCGGTGGTTCTTCGGCCACGTCGGCGCGGTTTCGGGTCATCAGCGTCAGCACGGCCGGCAGTAGCACCAGCGAGACGAACAGGCAGCAGGCGACGCCGATCGTCAGCACCATGCCCAGCGACACCAGCCCCTGATGGGCGGCGACCATCATGCTGCCGAAGCCGACCATCGTGGTCAGCGACGTCATCATCACGGCGTTGACCGTGCTTCGGGTCATTTCATAGCGGCCCTGCTGGTGCCGATAGTCGTGAATCACATACACGCCGCTGTCCATACCGATTCCCAGAATCAGCGGCAGCACGATCAAGTTAGCCGGGTTCACATCGACCTTGGCGATGGCCAGGATGCCGAACATCAGGAGCAGTCCGCCCAGCGGGGGCAGCAGCGCCAGCATCGCAATTCGGACGCTCGTGAAATCGAACACCGCCGCGACCATCACCGCCACTGTCAGATAAACGGTGATGAGCCAGATCGGATTGAGCGGCGTGCCTGAGTTCTGCATCATCACGACCGACAGGGCCACGGCCGCCAGCGGCGCCATCAGCGACACCACAAGGGCGCCGGTCCCCAACACGTCGACCAGCAGCACCAGCACAATCACCGCCGCCGCATAGATCGCCGCGTTGGCATAGCTTTCCTGAATCTGTTGAGCGGCTTCGAAGTTCTGCAGCGGGGTTCCGGTAATTTCCGGATCGATCTTCCGCACGTCTTTCACGAAATTCGTCAGCGGGATCTCGTCCCAGATCTCTTCCATTGGATAGATCCGCAGCAGCCAATCACCCTGATCAGAGACGAACCGCTTGCGGAGCGCTTCCGGGAAGTCCTGGGGCGAGACCGGAACAGGGTCCGCGATGGAAGCGAGCACCTGAAACTGGCGATGCAGCGACATCAACAGTCCCTGCTGATAACCGGCCAGCATTTGTAGTTGATATTCCAGCGGCATCTGGTCGAGACCGTCGAGCATGGCATCGATGCGAGCACTGGTTTCCTGGGCCAGCGGCTCAGGCCGAGCCTTTAATGTTTTGAGCAGAGCTTCAAAGGCGCCGCCGATCGATGCAGGGTCGAGTTGCGGAATGCCGCGGGGAAGCTCAGACAGTCCGCTCAACCGGGCGTGAATCGCCTGGACGAGAAGATTGGTTTCTTCGGCAGGATACGCTGGGAGATATGTCGCCAGGTCTTCGACACGCGAGACGGTCGGCAGTTCGAGGAAACGTTCCTTCAGCATGCGGACCCGTTGCGGTGAGTCCGTCATCGACACCGCGTACAGCAGCGAGCCGCCCGCTTCCTCGAAAATGCGTTTCTGCAGATCGACCGATTCGACCCCTTTGGCCTGCATGTTCAGCAGGTTGTAGTCGTAGCGGATGCGGAAGCTGAGTTTGCCGTCTTCGTATTTGAGGGTCGAGGCTCCAAACACCAGCAACAGAATCACGCCGGTTGCAGCGACCAGTCCGGGATAGTCCTTGAGCAGCTTTCGCAGCCAGTTTCCCTGAAACGGCGTCGGCAACTGACGCGGTTCAAGTTTGCGATCGGCCAGTGAAATCAAAGGCGGCAGAACAGCGAATGTTGCGACAGCACACAACAGAATCCCGCCGCCGGCAATAATGCCGAGTTCCGCGACGCCGAGAAACGTGGTGAAGGCCGCCGAGAAGAACGACAGTGAGGTCGTCACGGCCGCAGTCACGATCCCGGGACCGACGTTCTTTGAGGTCTTCGCGAGAGCGTCAATCAGCGAGAGCCCGCGATGACGTTGTTCCAGGTAAGCCGAGACGTAGTGGGTGCCATAGTCCCCTACTCCGATCAGAATCGTCGCGAAAGAGAGCGACAGGATATTCAAATGGCCCACCACGACTGTGGTGTAGCCCATGGCCCACGCGATCCCGACGG
This window of the Planctomicrobium piriforme genome carries:
- a CDS encoding MMPL family transporter codes for the protein MSSATGTERTPTHPQDEGVFAHLLQSLTVAAARRPGVTLAFVALITLVSIGITARFLTFKTNRSDLLDPNQEFHQRWMKFVQRFGDDSDVVVVVEGNGQDQIRPVLDRIGVRLDQEKELFARVLYKVDPTALRHKALQYLNPAELERAQSRLDMYAPILEGHWNRAGLESYCRRLTDHIQLSSERQSTSELAALLSQSHDLVQSLSGFLQNPNSFSSPWPEVVSASSFPHMDVSEPQYQLTPNGKMGFVLALPRNVSTDFSGTSQSLARMNEIVADARIEFPDVKIGLTGIPVLEADEMKRSQSDMAAASGISFIGVLLISLIGFRGFRHPLMSMTMIAVGIAWAMGYTTVVVGHLNILSLSFATILIGVGDYGTHYVSAYLEQRHRGLSLIDALAKTSKNVGPGIVTAAVTTSLSFFSAAFTTFLGVAELGIIAGGGILLCAVATFAVLPPLISLADRKLEPRQLPTPFQGNWLRKLLKDYPGLVAATGVILLLVFGASTLKYEDGKLSFRIRYDYNLLNMQAKGVESVDLQKRIFEEAGGSLLYAVSMTDSPQRVRMLKERFLELPTVSRVEDLATYLPAYPAEETNLLVQAIHARLSGLSELPRGIPQLDPASIGGAFEALLKTLKARPEPLAQETSARIDAMLDGLDQMPLEYQLQMLAGYQQGLLMSLHRQFQVLASIADPVPVSPQDFPEALRKRFVSDQGDWLLRIYPMEEIWDEIPLTNFVKDVRKIDPEITGTPLQNFEAAQQIQESYANAAIYAAAVIVLVLLVDVLGTGALVVSLMAPLAAVALSVVMMQNSGTPLNPIWLITVYLTVAVMVAAVFDFTSVRIAMLALLPPLGGLLLMFGILAIAKVDVNPANLIVLPLILGIGMDSGVYVIHDYRHQQGRYEMTRSTVNAVMMTSLTTMVGFGSMMVAAHQGLVSLGMVLTIGVACCLFVSLVLLPAVLTLMTRNRADVAEEPPLEDDLDDAPHVVSLPVSRVMSEVA